A part of Gossypium hirsutum isolate 1008001.06 chromosome A07, Gossypium_hirsutum_v2.1, whole genome shotgun sequence genomic DNA contains:
- the LOC107943019 gene encoding uncharacterized protein, translating to MTLRSGKVLEPVHDTSCGHDTSRAHDASQDWEKLGTEAPVESVPQKSFTVPPPFSGRLVQCKKERDEMEILDTFRKEGVLEDVLVKVNELIFPEDFYIIDMEDDNLANASDILLGRPFLSTVQKKIDVRSGILTMEFDGEVVKFNVYEAMNRPSMISNVYNIDIIDPLTELHLEYHDKDELQTVLSRSLDFDAIKKLEERITIEDSVHETAPELELKPLPSHLKYAFLGEQNTLPVIISSKLSRVEEENLVRVLRDYKEVIGWTIADIKGLSPSTCMQKIQVVDNAVPKREAQRCLNSPMMEVVRKEVQKLLEAGMIYPISDSSWVSPVHVVPKKTSVTVIENSAGEMVPTRVQNGWRVCIDYRKLNSLNQKNHFPFPFIDQMLERLAGKSHYCCLDGYSGFFQILVASEDQEKTTFTCPFGTFLTDGCRLDSVTHQPLFRGEISVDKAKIKIVNSLPYPTTVREIRSFLGHAALKYLIGKKEAKPRLIRWILLLQEFDLKIKDKKGRKNLVANHLSRIPPSTDVTPLKDDFSDENLLIAQTIFPLYIDMVNYLATGKLRTKWLGPFIVTHVFPHGAVKVKSEESGKIFKVNGQRLKPFYENF from the exons ATGACGCTAAGGAGCGGGAAGGTTTTGGAGCCTGTACATGATACAAGTTGTGGTCACGATACTAGTCGCGCCCACGACGCTAGTCAAGATTGGGAGAAACTTGGCACAGAGGCTCCAGTAGAGTCGGTACCACAAAAGTCATTTACAGTACCACCTCCATTTTCCGGACGACTTGTCCAATGTAAGAAGGAGCGAGACGAGATGGAGATCCTCGACACCTTCCGAAAGGAGGGAGTATTAGAGGACGTTCTTGTCAAGGTAAACGAGCTAATATTTCCTGAAGACTTCTACATCATCGACATGGAGGATGACAATTTGGCCAATGCATCAGACATACTTCTTGGAAGGCCATTTTTGAGTACCGTACAAAAGAAAATTGACGTAAGAAGTGGGATACTCACTATGGAGTTCGATGGGGAAGTAGTAAAATTCAATGTCTACGAAGCCATGAACCGTCCTAGCATGATTTCTAATGTTTATAATATTGATATTATTGATCCTTTAACTGAGTTACATTTGGAATATCATGACAAGGATGAGTTACAAACTGTCCTTAGCAGGAGTTTGGACTTTGATGCCATTAAGAAACTTGAGGAGAGGATAACTATTGAAGATTCTGTTCACGAAACA GCTCCAGAGTTGGAACTCAAACCACTCCCAAGCCACTTGAAGTATGCTTTTCTCGGTGAACAAAATACACTACCAGTGATAATCTCAAGTAAACTCTCGAGGGTAGAAGAAGAAAACTTGGTACGAGTTCTTAGGGACTATAAAGAGGTAATTGGATGGACAATAGCCGACATTAAAGGGTTGAGTCCCTCAACTTGCATGCAAAAAATTCAAGTGGTGGACAATGCTGTACCTAAAAGAGAGGCTCAAAGGTGTCTCAATTCGCCCATGATGGAAGTGGTAAGAAAAGAAGTCCAAAAGCTACTTGAAGCCGGAATGATCTATCCTATTTCCGACAGTAGTTGGGTTAGCCCAGTCCACGTAGTACCAAAAAAGACCAGTGTGACTGTAATTGAGAATTCGGCAGGTGAGATGGTTCCCACTCGGGTCCAAAACGGGTGGAGAGTCTGCatcgattacaggaagttgaattcCTTAAATCAGAAAAATCACTTCCCATTTCCTTTTATTGACCAGATGTTAGAACGTTTAGCTGGAAAGTCTCACTATTGTTGTCTTGATGGTTACTCAGGGTTTTTCCAGATTCTAGTGGCATCGGAGGATCAGGAGAAGACGACGTTTACGTGCCCATTTGGCACATTCCTTACAGACGGATGCCGTTTGGACTCTGTAACGCACCAACCACTTTTCAGAG GGGAAATTTCTGTCGATAAAGCAAAAATCAAAATCGTTAACTCACTACCATACCCCACTACTGTGAGGGAGATTCGATCTTTCCTCGGTCATGCAG CCCTTAAATATCTGATCGGGAAAAAGGAAGCAAAACCAAGACTTATAAGGTGGATACTACTTCTGCAAGAATTCGATctcaaaataaaagataaaaagggACGTAAAAATTTGGTGGCTAACCATCTGAGCCGAATTCCTCCATCAACGGACGTAACACCACTTAAAGATGATTTTTCGGATGAAAACTTGCTTATTGCCCAGACGATTTTTCCTTTGTATATAGATATGGTAAATTATCTTGCTACAG GTAAGCTTCGGACTAAGTGGTTGGGGCCTTTTATTGTTACTCACGTATTTCCACATGGTGCAGTCAAGGTCAAAAGCGAAGAATCTGGAAAAATCTTCAAAGTCAACGGGCAGCGATTAAAACCTTTTTATGAAAACTTCTAA